One segment of Drosophila ananassae strain 14024-0371.13 chromosome 3R, ASM1763931v2, whole genome shotgun sequence DNA contains the following:
- the LOC116655395 gene encoding uncharacterized protein LOC116655395: MMHHSPRRSPRLNEGQNIATQVDGSASAPQPSVGASQAGGRGSEAPASSAQLAASGATRKPKVADLMDRIAELEKELERPRSANMERTVMSSEVGVGQPPFAIGLTVPNATSVYHAASERPPSWSGSQTVQCSQNCTTRINHASPFCATVPAHGFGMQNEVAGGTSVRAPSPGDGAWATSIGKLPELPTFGGKPEDWPIFYCAFTETTQAYGCTDLENNQRLLKALKDDARETVKSLLIHPSNANAAVEQLRFRYGRPEQLIRSQLNSIRDVPAITENNLGKLVAFATRVSNLKVSEGGAAPG; the protein is encoded by the coding sequence ATGATGCACCATTCGCCCAGAAGGAGTCCCCGACTAAACGAGGGACAGAATATCGCAACGCAAGTAGATGGCAGCGCTTCGGCCCCGCAACCTAGTGTAGGGGCGTCGCAAGCCGGCGGCCGAGGCAGTGAAGCCCCGGCGTCATCAGCGCAGCTGGCAGCATCTGGAGCCACCAGGAAACCGAAGGTGGCCGACCTCATGGATAGGATTGCCGAGTTGGAGAAGGAGTTGGAACGTCCTCGCAGCGCTAATATGGAACGCACCGTTATGTCGAGTGAGGTTGGGGTAGGTCAGCCGCCATTTGCAATCGGCCTGACCGTACCCAACGCGACAAGTGTTTATCATGCGGCGTCAGAGAGACCGCCATCCTGGAGCGGATCTCAAACGGTACAGTGTTCGCAGAACTGTACCACGAGGATTAATCACGCATCGCCATTTTGCGCTACTGTTCCAGCGCATGGTTTCGGGATGCAGAATGAAGTGGCCGGCGGAACATCGGTACGTGCGCCTTCTCCTGGAGACGGTGCTTGGGCGACGAGCATTGGAAAGCTTCCTGAACTGCCTACGTTCGGAGGGAAGCCAGAGGACTGGCCCATTTTCTACTGCGCGTTTACGGAGACGACGCAAGCGTATGGTTGTACGGACTTGGAGAACAACCAAAGGCTACTGAAGGCGCTAAAGGACGACGCGCGTGAGACGGTGAAGTCGTTGTTGATTCACCCCAGCAATGCGAATGCAGCGGTGGAGCAGCTGCGTTTTAGATACGGCCGACCGGAGCAACTAATACGCAGCCAGCTCAACAGCATTCGAGATGTGCCTGCAATTACGGAGAACAATCTAGGAAAGCTCGTCGCATTCGCCACCCGTGTCAGCAACCTCAAGGTCAGCGAAGGCGGAGCAGCACCTGGGTAA